aaaaaaaaaagatagcaaaaaaaaataaataaataataaaagatgtGGAATTATGTAGGGTAAGTGAGTGTAAATATGCAATTGTCTTTTGattgatattataatattgtaaTGAATGGAGGAGTTTACTAATGTATCTCTATAGGTtacattaaaatatctaaaGAGGTAATATGAATGCAAaggaaacaaaaaatagaataaagaaaaaaagataagTGATGATGCAAACAGGAAACTAATTACAAGAagtattttgatattttattataatagcagtagataaaaaaaatatggatAACTGTATATTTGTTATTTGATTTAGACTGTTATGAAAATTGCAAAACTTTTGCTGTTTATCATTAAAGCTTTTTTAATGGGTGagataaagaataaaaaaaaggtcAAAAAAAGGTGGAAATCTTCGAGGCAAAGAATTTAAGCGagataaaagaattaaaaagataAGACGGGGAAATAGTAAAAAACTtcctaaaaaaaaaaaaataaataaaaaagaaaaagaaaaacaaagtATAATGtaaatgcaaaaaaaaaaattgaaaaaaaagtttaatcAAATTAAGTAAATATCTTGTTCTATGAAGTATATAGTGTTAAATTATAAGTTCGTTTCGTATAATCGTTTATATTTGATCATAAAATGATGGAGGATGAGGGTGAAGAGAGAGTTTAAAggtaaaaatttaaatgtcTAGAGTCCATCCAGTGGTCAAAGACATTTCCTCCAAAACTTTTGGATCAAGGACTGGGAAAGGATGAGCTTCAGTGTTGTAAACAACTTTTGTTAAATCCACATCGTCTTGGAACAATAGatggaaatatttcaaagtTTCGGCCAACCAGAAACTTTCCAAGTTGTCTCTCTTTTCAGTTGGAACGTCAAAGCAATTTTCCAAACTTGTATATCTAATAGTAGAATCATCAGTATCGTTTTCATCCTTAATAGAGGCattttctttgaatttttgTAAGATTTGGTACCCCCATTGACGGTATTTCTTTTCCTTTGTCAAATGGTACATAAACATCAAAGACTCGACAGCTTCTGGTCTTTGTAAATTATGAGCGTCATTTGGTTTGACGTAGAAATCATTGTAAAAAGATTGATACCAATTGTTTGTAGAAATATCAGAAGTACCATCATCAAAGACTACAATCTCGGGAGCTAAACCAGAGGGTATTTGATCATACATTTGATAGCAAGTGAATGTAATTTCTTGAGCTAAATCCCAGTCTTCTTGTCTTTTTTCATCCCAAAATGCTTGCTCTTTTGCTACTTCAATTGGTAAACCTTCAGTAGCACCCATGGCCAATACACCACCAATGAAACAAACTAAATGGTCCATCTTTGGTGATAATCCCTTGGAGTCTAAACCAAATTCCTTTTCACCAATAAATACAATGCCATTAATTGAAGATTTAGAGACTAAATGTTTTTTAACACCTTCAATGGAAATTCTATataaatcataataaatttgttcATGAGTCAATAAGtattgttttaaaagatattcaTAGAATGAATCACCTCTTGAACCTaatctaatattttcacCAAAAAATTTCCCAGTCTCTGGAACAGTATAAATTGGAATTAATCCATCGAAATGTGGACttgttaaattattattttcatataatggtttataaactttttcta
The window above is part of the Henningerozyma blattae CBS 6284 chromosome 2, complete genome genome. Proteins encoded here:
- the MNS1 gene encoding mannosyl-oligosaccharide 1,2-alpha-mannosidase (similar to Saccharomyces cerevisiae MNS1 (YJR131W); ancestral locus Anc_4.355), which gives rise to MFSNQAFAVITAVVAILLSIAKVFLEPEPELPDNNLILESIESMFLNSWNDYTQYGYGSDIYAPISHNHRNFTGDDKPMGWIIVDSLDTMMQMYNYTLAENVNVTLYKTTDGSIDQSKLDSIASRNEQFKEAILKAQDWIQNTLDYDINAPVNVFETTIRMLGGLLSAYYYSTELQIGNPNVYLEKAVDLGDRLILSLEYSEIGIPYSSINLQTGNPIRNHVDDGASSTAEFTTLQLEFKYLSFLTQNDKYWKLVEKVYKPLYENNNLTSPHFDGLIPIYTVPETGKFFGENIRLGSRGDSFYEYLLKQYLLTHEQIYYDLYRISIEGVKKHLVSKSSINGIVFIGEKEFGLDSKGLSPKMDHLVCFIGGVLAMGATEGLPIEVAKEQAFWDEKRQEDWDLAQEITFTCYQMYDQIPSGLAPEIVVFDDGTSDISTNNWYQSFYNDFYVKPNDAHNLQRPEAVESLMFMYHLTKEKKYRQWGYQILQKFKENASIKDENDTDDSTIRYTSLENCFDVPTEKRDNLESFWLAETLKYFHLLFQDDVDLTKVVYNTEAHPFPVLDPKVLEEMSLTTGWTLDI